One Pararge aegeria chromosome 4, ilParAegt1.1, whole genome shotgun sequence DNA segment encodes these proteins:
- the LOC120623335 gene encoding DNA polymerase alpha catalytic subunit yields MADSIASSRSKRQKVDKHGRMSAFERLKQLKGKGSKHKYDVDEMDNVYDTVDESEYSERVLQRQEDDWIEDDGTGYVEDGREIFDDDEIGDSYVATDSKESGRGQKRKARVAPQPSGKGNIRNLLGSMPTKKKEDVKISEDNILSDIMSDLDGSAASLVVKPKLIVPTKTNIIESSKRDAQNYFKSLSSSVKKPSLVVKTEVSSDEPKKAAEEKNNSEKQPNGHAVSKKPEWKIDREIKQEVEDSATQNIEEFPSQDIDFSDDFSNDAMLCEVKEVKEEASAPKTLSNVIKGHTSSVSNTPNTITDVAEEFMNEDFEIFPAKNVKDELKPLISNWADQSENQVLAAVQTDGQLPLQTNKEGEKVLKFYWLDAWEDRYVKPGVVYLFGKVYVNPSNKKAGCASCCLVVKNVNRQLFLLPREYKLDPITLEPTDQEVTMMDVYQEFNTAVASELGLKEFKSRKVTKNYCFSLPDIPAQCDYLEVKYSATIAPPPTNKKYLTFSHAFGTNTSALETFLLERKIKGPCWLEVKQVENVQAKVSWCKMEAACDKIEHVNVIRNDSDLEPPPIVIAALNMRTTTDPKTNKTKILMLSCLSHNSFPIHKPPPSPPFNQHFCVMTKCNEIWPLDLKQHLPQYKATKLTKCDTERELLNYFMVQFWKLDPDLVVGHDLQGFQQDLLIGNILDLHIPNWSRLGRLKRSVAPQKKFAARDAFLGRLVCDIKLSAMELIRARSFDLDTLCVNVLKIKEGERVDVALEDLPRYYESSNDLLQLVTLSMQDASYILKMMCELNVIPLALQITQIAGNVMSRTLMGGRSERNEFLLLHAFTEKQYIVPDKVYGKKTTTDDADVEENGDGSNNVSKKQGKKKAAYSGGLVLDPKKGFYDKLILLMDFNSLYPSIIQEYNICFTTIKRRNGAVSDDDINNLVLPGSNTDFGVLPTQIRKLVESRREVKKLMKSPDLPSEQYMQYNIRQTALKLTANSMYGCLGFTHSRFYAKPLAALVTMKGREILMDTKEIVQKLNYEVVYGDTDSLMINTNCLDYDYVFKIGNDLKREINKKYKQIELDIDGVFKYLLLLKKKKYAAVVISKNKNGEFVCIQEHKGLDIVRRDWSQLAAEAGKFILSQILSEQSADERLESIQNHLSKLKEDLMNSKIPLSLLTITKQLTKNPSEYADKNTQPHVQVALRLNSKNSRRFKKGDIVPYIICEDLTANSATQRAYHVEELKNSEHLKVDYRYYLAHQLHPVISRICEPIEGMDPARVADCLGLDPSGYRQMIKKENSNPEQYEVESDQEKYRYCKDFTFVCVNEGCKTENKIRETFTKLEKEHISFLERCQNEKCPVKPIDYLACIQNQLTLQIRQYHNLYYAGWISCEDPACGYRTVRLPQSFASGYPLCRQCEKGVMFREYTEKDVYLQINFFLFLFDLNKNASKSKVAPQIVAAYQVLKEMVEDVLAHSAYSIINLSKLFRFFALDKKGGGKMEPEPIEIDILPETEHVDALMEMGTY; encoded by the exons ATGGCAGATTCTATAG CGAGTTCTAGATCTAAACGGCAGAAAGTAGATAAACATGGTCGTATGTCAGCTTTCGAAAGGCTGAAGCAACTAAAAGGAAAAGGATCAAAACATAAATATGATGTGGATGAAATGGACAACGTGTATGATACAGTGGACGAGTCGGAGTACAGCGAACGTGTATTGCAAAGGCAGGAAGATGATTGGATTGAAGATG atgGCACAGGCTATGTGGAAGATGGAAGGGAaatatttgatgatgatgagattgGGGACTCCTATGTTGCAACAGACAGTAAGGAATCTGGACGTGGACAAAAGAGAAAGGCCAGAGTTGCACCACAGCCTTCTGGAAAAGGCAACATTAGAAACCTTTTAGGATCCATGCCAACCAAGAAGAAAGAG GATGTTAAAATATCAGAAGATAATATACTATCCGATATCATGTCAGATTTGGATGGTAGTGCAGCATCCTTAGTGGTCAAGCCTAAGCTGATTGTTCCAACCAAAACTAACATTATTGAATCAAGCAAAAGAGATGCACAAAATTACTTCAAAAGCCTTTCATCTTCAGTGAAAAAACCTAGTCTAGTGGTTAAAACTGAAGTGTCATCTGATGAACCTAAAAAGGCAGCTGAG GAGAAAAATAATTCTGAGAAACAACCTAATGGCCATGCTGTATCAAAGAAACCTGAATGGAAAATAGACagagaaataaaacaagaagTTGAAGACTCGGCCACTCAAAACATAGAAGAGTTTCCCTCACAAGACATTGATTTTAGTGATGACTTTAGCAATGATGCAATGTTATGTGAAGTTAAGGAAGTTAAGGAGGAAGCAAGTGCCCCTAAAACACTTTCTAATGTAATAAAAGGACACACTTCAAGTGTCTCTAATACTCCTAATACAATAACAGATGTGGCTGAGGAGTTTATGAATGAAGATTTTGAAATCTTTCCTGCAAAAAATGTCAAGGATGAATTGAAACCTTTAATCAGTAATTGGGCAGACCAAAGTGAAAATCAAGTTTTAGCAGCAGTACAAACAGACGGCCAACTACCTCTACAGACCAATAAAGAAGGAGAGAAG gtatTAAAATTCTACTGGCTGGATGCTTGGGAAGATAGATATGTAAAGCCAGGTGTTGTATACCTGTTTGGTAAAGTGTATGTGAATCCATCGAATAAGAAAGCTGGATGTGCTTCATGCTGTTTGGTTGTTAAGAATGTTAATAGACAATTGTTTCTTCTACCTAGAGAATAT AAACTGGACCCAATAACCCTAGAGCCAACGGACCAAGAGGTGACAATGATGGATGTGTACCAAGAATTCAATACTGCAGTGGCCAGTGAGTTAGGTCTCAAGGAGTTCAAGTCACGGAAGGTCACTAAGAACTACTGCTTCAGTCTGCCTGATATACCAGCTCAGTGCGATTACTTGGAAGTTAAATATTCC GCCACCATAGCTCCACCGCCAACCAACAAAAAGTACCTAACATTCTCGCACGCTTTTGGCACAAACACGTCTGCATTGGAAACATTTCTACTAGAGAGGAAAATCAAGGGGCCATGTTGGCTGGAAGTGAAACAAGTGGAAAATGTACAAGCTAAAGTCTCCTGGTGCAAAATGGAGGCAGCCTGCGATAAAATAGAGCATGTGAATGTGATTAGGAATGACAGCGATTTGGAGCCCCCACCGATTGTTATTGCAGCT CTGAATATGAGAACAACTACTGATCCAAAAacgaataaaactaaaatattgatgCTCAGCTGTCTGTCACACAACTCTTTTCCTATACACAAGCCACCACCAAGCCCACCGTTCAATCAACATTTTTgcg TTATGACGAAATGCAACGAAATTTGGCCACTTGATCTAAAACAGCATTTACCTCAATATAAAGCTACTAAACTAACCAAATGCGATACGGAGAGAGAACTTCTAAATTACTTTATGGTACAATTCTGGAAGTTAGATCCAGATTTGGTCGTCGGTCATGACTTGCAAGGCTTTCAGCAGGACTTGCTTATTGGGAATATACTAGATTTGCATATACCGAATTGGTCCCGACTAGGTCGGCTTAAAAGATCTGTAGCTCCTCAAAAAAAGTTCGCAGCGAGGGATGCTTTCTTGGGTAGATTAGTTTGCGATATTAAACTCTCCGCTATGGAACTTATTCGAGCTCGAAGCTTTGATCTTGATACTTTATGTGTCAATGTTCTGAAGATAAAAGAAGGCGAACGCGTTGATGTTGCTCTTGAGGATTTGCCACGGTATTACGAGAGCAGTAATGATCTTTTACAACTTGTAACATTGAGTATGCAAGATGCGTCTTACATACTAAAAATGATGTGTGAACTCAATGTAATTCCTTTGGCCCTACAAATTACCCAGATTGCTGGTAATGTCATGTCTCGAACTCTAATGGGGGGTAGATCAGAGAGGAATGAGTTTCTACTCCTTCATGCTTTTACTGAGAAACAGTACATTGTACCTGATAAAGTTTATGGAAAGAAAACAACAACCGACGACGCGGATGTAGAAGAAAACGGCGACGGATCGAATAACGTTAGTAAAAAACAAGGAAAGAAAAAAGCAGCGTATTCAGGGGGTCTTGTACTAGATCCTAAAAAAGGATTCTATGATAAGCTAATTCTTCTTATGGACTTTAACTCCCTCTATCCCAGCATAATTCAAGAGTACAATATTTGCTTTACAACGATTAAACGACGAAATGGCGCAGTCTCTGACGACGACATTAATAATCTTGTTTTGCCTGGTAGTAATACTGATTTTGGTGTTCTACCTACACAGATTAGAAAACTAGTGGAAAGTAGACGAGAAGTGAAAAAGTTGATGAAATCACCCGATTTGCCATCGGAACAGTACATGCAGTATAACATTAGGCAGACGGCCTTGAAACTCACGGCCAATTCTATGTATGGATGCTTAGGTTTTACTCATTCAAGGTTTTATGCAAAACCATTAGCGGCGTTGGTGACGATGAAGGGAAGAGAAATTCTAATGGACACTAAAGAAATtgtacagaaattaaattatgagGTTGTTTATGGAGATACCGACAGCTTGATGATAAATACGAACTGCCTAGATTACGATTACGTATTTAAGATCGGTAATGATCTCAAGAGAGagattaacaaaaagtataaacaGATCGAATTGGATATTGATGGAGTTTTCAAATACCTTCTTCTCCTcaagaaaaaaaagtatgcTGCAGTGGTTATAAGTAAGAATAAAAATGGTGAGTTTGTTTGCATCCAAGAGCATAAGGGTTTAGATATTGTAAGACGTGATTGGTCACAGTTGGCCGCTGAAGCgggaaagtttattttaagccAAATTCTTTCTGAACAGTCAGCCGACGAAAGACTCGAAAGTATTCAGAACCATTTAAGTAAACTCAAAGAAGATTTAATGAACAGTAAAATACCGCTTTCCCTGTTAACAATTACTAAGCAACTGACTAAAAACCCTAGCGAATACGCTGATAAAAATACCCAGCCTCACGTTCAAGTAGCTTTAAGATTGAATAGCAAGAATAGTAGACGGTTCAAGAAAGGGGATATAGTGCCTTACATAATTTGCGAGGATTTAACAGCCAATTCTGCAACACAAAGAGCTTATCACGTAGAGGAGTTAAAGAACTCTGAACACCTCAAAGTCGATTACAGATATTACCTAGCACATCAGCTACATCCAGTCATATCCCGTATTTGCGAGCCAATCGAAGGAATGGACCCCGCTAGGGTTGCCGACTGCCTTGGCTTAGACCCTTCCGGTTACCGGCaaatgattaaaaaagaaaactctaATCCTGAACAGTATGAAGTGGAAAGCGATCAGGAAAaatatagatattgtaaagactTCACGTTCGTTTGTGTTAATGAAGGCTgcaaaacagaaaataaaataagggaGACATTTACAAAGTTGGAGAAAGAGCATATTTCGTTTTTGGAGCGATGCCAGAACGAAAAATGCCCTGTAAAGCCTATTGATTATTTGGCATGTATACAGAACCAGTTAACTTTACAAATACGTCAGTACCATAACCTTTATTACGCGGGGTGGATATCTTGCGAGGACCCCGCTTGTGGTTACCGCACTGTACGTTTGCCGCAATCATTTGCAAGCGGCTACCCACTTTGCAGGCAGTGCGAGAAGGGAGTCATGTTTAGAGAATACACTGAGAAGGATGTTTATCTGCAGATTAACTTCTTCCTCTTTTTGTTTGATCTCAACAAAAATGCCTCCA AATCTAAAGTGGCCCCCCAGATTGTTGCAGCATACCAAGTACTCAAAGAAATGGTAGAGGATGTTTTAGCGCATTCCGCATACTCCATTATCAACTTATCTAAATTATTTAGATTCTTTGCATTGGATAAGAAAGGTGGAGGTAAAATGGAGCCTGAACCAATTGAAATAGATATTCTACCAGAAACTGAACACGTCGATGCTTTGATGGAAATGGGAACATATTAA